From the genome of Gracilinanus agilis isolate LMUSP501 chromosome 2, AgileGrace, whole genome shotgun sequence, one region includes:
- the LOC123238076 gene encoding proteasome activator complex subunit 1-like, translating to MATLSVKPEAQAKVDLFRKELCSQAEILLGSYFPKKISELDDFLKDPSLNEANFSLLKAPLDIPVPDPAKEKEKEECQKEEEKDKDGKKKEEDEDKGPPCGPVSCNEKIMALLAQLKPEIKDVKEQLNLVSMWLQLQVPQIEDGNNFGVAVQEKVLELMTTLRTKLDGFHTQISKYFSERGDAVAKAAKQPHVGDYRQLVHELDEAQYGETRLMVTEIRNTYAVLYDIILKNFEKIKKPRGDTKGMIY from the coding sequence ATGGCCACCCTCAGCGTCAAACCCGAAGCCCAAGCCAAGGTCGACTTGTTCCGAAAGGAGTTATGCTCTCAGGCGGAGATCCTACTCGGAAGCTATTTCCCCAAGAAGATTTCAGAGCTGGATGACTTCTTGAAGGACCCATCTCTGAATGAGGCTAATTTCAGTCTCTTAAAGGCCCCTCTGGATATCCCAGTACCTGACCCagctaaagaaaaagagaaggaagaatgtcagaaggaagaggagaaggataaggatggaaagaaaaaagaagaagatgaagataaaGGTCCTCCTTGTGGGCCTGTAAGCTGCAATGAGAAGATCATGGCCCTTCTGGCACAGTTGAAGCCTGAAATCAAAGATGTCAAGGAACAGCTTAACCTGGTCTCCATGTGGCTGCAGCTTCAGGTTCCCCAAATTGAGGATGGAAACAACTTTGGAGTAGCTGTTCAGGAGAAGGTACTTGAGCTGATGACTACACTCCGAACTAAGCTGGATGGCTTCCACACCCAGATCTCAAAATATTTCTCAGAAAGGGGTGATGCAGTGGCTAAAGCAGCAAAGCAGCCACATGTGGGTGACTACCGACAGCTGGTTCATGAACTGGATGAAGCACAATATGGAGAGACAAGACTGATGGTCACGGAGATCCGAAATACTTATGCTGTGTTATATGACATCATCCTGAAGAATTTTGAGAAGATCAAGAAGCCCAGGGGAGATACAAAGGGAATGATCTACTGA